acatccatgcccgaggcaggattcgaacctgcggccgtagcagtcacacggttccggactgcgcggctagaaccacgaggccacagcggccagcgaacAGCAAAtgtcccagcacacttccctgggacacactgtgccataatttttttcccccaatccaattcaatagcttctcattagttatttgatctctcCATTTGTTCTTCAGCATTCTCCTCTAGTACCACACATCAAAAAaaccttccattctctttttgtgtGAAGTGCTAACAGTCCACATTTCAttcctgtacatggctacactccacagaaataaattcagaagtaacttcctaacacttacatttatattccTCTGGTTCGGAAATGCTTTACTTACAATTGCCAGTCTACTGCTTGTATCCTCTCAACCTTTgccactgtcagttattttgctgtacaAGTAGCAACAAGCATCTATTACTTATAGTCTCTCagttcttaatctaatttcctcagggtCAGTtgacttaatttgaccacattcctttaccattgtttaacttttttttatgttcatcctaTAAGCTCTTTTCAAGATATTATACCTTtccttcaaccgctcttccaagcccCTAACCATCTATTACAGAATTACAATAttgctggcaaacctcaaagttgttatttcttgtccctgaactttaactccctTGCCAAATTGCTGCTTGGTTTCCTTCTTCACAGCATACTCAATAAACAAGAGTGAAAAACATCAGGGTTCAAACcacaaccccatctcactcccttctgcttctctttcatgtacttgaactcttacaactgcagaatggtttctgtaaaagttgtaaataacctttcaatctctgtattttattcctgctgcctTCAAAATTTCTGAGTGTAGACCAACTTACAATGTCAAAAGCTTCGCTAAAGATATTAATGCtgtgaacataggtttgcctttctgcaacctatcttctaagataagtcacaggatCAGTAGCAATCTTGTGCATTTCTGTAGctgtctgaaaaccaaactgatcttccttgatctCTGTTTTTACCTATTTTTCCATGCATACAATCAGTTAGTTCCTTGTTTCACAGATAAAATTCGCAATAAATGTTATGATCTGGAACAtggcaacagaaaaaaatgtagaaaacttatatacaacaaacaaaaacagaaattttatatgaacattctgcccatTCACAGTTTTTTTACAACTAACTCTACTCAATAATTCTTCTATGTGTACGAGGAGCTGTTAAGGAGAACCATCTTAATCTACATTTGATAACACTTCTGCTACCTGTCTGACATTTTATTTCCATGTGTAAGTcatcaaatacactactgaccattaaaattgttacaccaagaagaaatgcagatgataaacgagtattcattggacaaatatattatactagaactgacatgtgattacattttcacgtaattgggccgcatagatcctgagaaatcagtccccagaacaacgacctctgcctGTAATAATAGCCTTGAgatgcctgggctttgagtcaaacagagcttggatggcgtgtacaggtacagctgcccacgcagcttcaacacgataccacagttcataaatagttgtgactggcgtattgtgacgagccagttgctcggccactattgaccatgcgttttcaattggtgaaggatctggagaatgtgctggccagggcagcagtcgaacattttctgtatccagaaaggcccgtacatggacCTGCaagatgcagtcatgcattatcctgctgaaatgtagagtttcgcagggatcgaatgaagggtagagccacgggttgtaacacatctgaaatgtaccgtccactgttcaaagtgctgttaatgcaaacaagaggtgaccgaggcgcgtaaccaatggcacccccaacccataccatcatgctgggtgatatgccagtatggcgatgaggaatacacgcttccaatgtgtgttcaccgcgatgctgccaaacacgaatgcgaccatcatgatgctataaacagaacctggattcaaacggggaaaaaaatgaggttttgccattcgtgcaccccagtttgttgttgagtacaccatcacaggtgctcctgtctgtgatgcagcatcaagggttactgcagccatggtctctgagctcatAGTCCAcaatgcagcaaacgtcgtcgaactgttcgtgcagatggttgttgtcttgcaaacagtaGCTAAAGCGTGGGAAAACTTCTGTTCTAAGCACAGGCGACTGGTATTTGACAGTTAAGGTGCATTAAAAATTAATGATGGACTGTTAATCTACCTGTACGTCATTTCTTAGTTACTAAACAGTGGTGGAgagggattttattttattttattttatttcaaaattgtgTTCTGCAACATTGGTCATGTCCCCAAATACATTAGTCAATTTTTGTTGTACACAAATACCTTGCAATACAACCCTGACGTTTTGAGACATACTACATTAAGGTCTAATTATGCAGTCTATGAAATTGGACTTGGATATCACTTATTCCTTCTGTGctaccacactttgaagatccacgatTTTCCagtgattttgtaattttttagtatTTTCCTACACAtataacaatgtgtgtgtgtttgtttgtttagcCCACATCAAGCTCACTAGAAAAAAAATCATCCGATTATTGAGTGACTTATATTTGGCATCGCAGGCACCTACAATATGGATCTTTTAacacattacatttttttaaaaaacatttccctcagaaatatgttgtttgtGTTTTGATGCACAGTGTGTTCATTATGTGGATGTTATTTGGTgtcaaaaatttcactggactgtgagtAATGGTTACTAAGTTATTAAGCTCTGAAGATCGATTGCCAAATGTGCGTTGCATTTTATGGGTCACATCATCTTCTGTCGTAAGCCATAATTGTGGAATTAATTCTCAGGGGAACGTAATACTTTGTACATGAGCATTCCACACatggtagcattggtgtgctaaatttcagccaaaacGGAGACTACAAGCTGGAGCCCTTGGTTGAAATGACAAGGAATGGCTTTTACATCATTATGGCTACCGAAAAATTGGATGACAAAATATTCTGGCAACTATTTCGTTGCATTCAGTTGAATAGTTCGTTGCATTCAATTGCGTAGGGGAAACAGAGGAGCAATTTCGCTTAGTTAAGTATAGAACACTGTATCGGAAAAAAGGTAGCTCTTGTCATTCATTCAAATCGTCAACATTTTGTAATAGTTTTTCACGGAGAAAGTGTATTACAGTTGTAATACAACCCATTCCACATCACAGAAAGAGACCGCAACTAAGATCCACGATGAATGAATAAAGGGCAACAAACTACAGagattaaataaagtaaaataaataaagattaactTTACGTCACTACATCTATTTCACATCAAGAATGCATAAGTAAAACACACTAACTGAATAGAACCATCAATTTTAGTGTTCCCAACGTAACTGAATGGGTTGAAATTAGCTATATAATAAACATTTTCAAACTATAAATATTATTATAAGATAAACTTGGGAATGGGAGATGGAAAAGGCTACAAGAGCAATTAATTGTCCTCCATCAATACCTTTTTCGAAATGCGACATCGAAATTGAAAACTCTCACAAGAAGTCAACAAACTATTAATATTGATGTTTACTAGCCACACCAGCTCGCATCATCAATGTATATATTTTAAAAGAACTGTCACTCTGATAATCTAGCAAGTAACATCTTTGACTGTGTTGTATTTTATGTTAGAATTTTAGTGGTCCTTCTGCAAAAAATTACAGTGCAATTCATTTGATAAATCAATGTATCTGAATAAAGAAAGGCATCTGCATCATTACGACATAAATAATATTGTCCAAAATGTTTTTCCATCTTTTTCCCTAAGGTATCTTCTATCATCTTTGGGTAGTCTAATATGTCGTTGCAACTTACAATGTTTATAAATCTGCAGGCCCCAAGGTACGTGACATCgaaggagatctgatgttttaggcTTTTCGCGTTTGGAAGACAGTGTAAAGCCATGTCTATGAAAAGCAGCGTTAAAATTGCGCCTGGGGCTGTTGTGTGTAATGAGTGCGAGCTAAAAGGTGACATTACAATTGGAAGCATGACAATAATACACCCAAGAGCGTCGATTATAGCAGAAGCTGGGCCCATAATAATAGGGGAAAACAATTTGATTGAAGAACAAGCACGGATTATCAACAAGATTATACCTGGAAgtacttcctcctcaacacctgttCTTATCATTGGTTCCAACAATGTATTCGAAGTGGACTGTCACTCGGAAGCTAGGAAGATCGGCGATAACAACATTTTGGAAGCTAAATCGTTTGTAAGCCATGATGTAGAAATAACAAACGGATGTATTATTGGAGCAGGTTGTACGCTGACATGCTCCGAAGTGTTGCCCGAAAATACTGTAATTTATGGCAAGGAATGCCTTCGCCGGCAACAATTGGACAGACCgccaacacagacactgcaattagACTATTTAACTAAAGTTTTACCCAATTATCATCATCTAAAAAAATCCAAAAAAGGTCAGGCTtaataagtctttcagtgctgtg
The Schistocerca gregaria isolate iqSchGreg1 chromosome 1, iqSchGreg1.2, whole genome shotgun sequence genome window above contains:
- the LOC126347943 gene encoding dynactin subunit 6; this translates as MSMKSSVKIAPGAVVCNECELKGDITIGSMTIIHPRASIIAEAGPIIIGENNLIEEQARIINKIIPGSTSSSTPVLIIGSNNVFEVDCHSEARKIGDNNILEAKSFVSHDVEITNGCIIGAGCTLTCSEVLPENTVIYGKECLRRQQLDRPPTQTLQLDYLTKVLPNYHHLKKSKKGQA